In Nostoc sp. CENA543, a single genomic region encodes these proteins:
- a CDS encoding DUF2232 domain-containing protein, whose product MSILNSLPSEPEENSASDSQSSTQKWSDHPAELKQPQLKVDAPLRMVETAFLASTASLIWFINFYFPLGPVLRIFFPVPIALVYLRWGKRAAWIAAVTSGLLLSVLMGPVRSLLFVMPFAFMGVLLGATWYRRVPWLVSITLGTLLATLGNFFQLWLLSILSGEDLWVYTINQVTRLTDWIFSLFGLLSSPNALFIQVGAVALFIVHNFIYLFVVHLAAWLLLDRLGNPIPRPPHWVQVLMDY is encoded by the coding sequence ATGAGTATTTTAAATTCCCTACCTTCTGAACCAGAGGAAAATTCCGCTTCCGATTCTCAATCTTCAACCCAGAAGTGGTCAGATCATCCAGCAGAGTTAAAACAACCACAATTAAAGGTTGATGCGCCGTTAAGAATGGTAGAAACAGCGTTTTTAGCTAGTACGGCTAGTTTGATTTGGTTTATTAATTTTTACTTTCCTTTGGGGCCAGTGTTACGGATATTTTTCCCTGTCCCCATTGCTTTAGTTTATCTCCGGTGGGGTAAACGGGCTGCATGGATTGCTGCTGTTACCTCTGGGTTACTTTTGTCGGTACTCATGGGGCCAGTTCGCAGTTTATTATTTGTTATGCCCTTTGCCTTTATGGGTGTGCTACTTGGGGCTACTTGGTATCGTCGTGTTCCTTGGCTAGTTTCTATCACTTTGGGGACATTATTAGCAACTTTGGGAAACTTTTTCCAGTTGTGGTTGCTGTCTATCTTGTCAGGAGAAGACCTTTGGGTTTACACCATTAATCAAGTCACTAGATTAACAGATTGGATATTTTCGCTATTTGGATTGTTATCTAGTCCCAATGCGTTGTTCATTCAAGTAGGTGCAGTGGCTTTATTTATTGTCCATAACTTCATTTACTTATTTGTAGTACATTTAGCCGCTTGGTTATTGTTAGATAGATTAGGCAATCCCATCCCTCGTCCACCACATTGGGTGCAAGTCTTGATGGATTATTAA
- a CDS encoding HNH endonuclease — protein sequence MCEYCHAPEQWQYVSFTVDHIIPLTKGGANSIDNLALACFHCNRQKSDKIKAFDE from the coding sequence TTGTGCGAATACTGTCACGCACCAGAACAGTGGCAATATGTGTCCTTCACTGTAGACCATATAATTCCTCTTACCAAAGGTGGTGCGAATTCAATAGATAATTTAGCTTTAGCCTGTTTTCATTGCAATCGCCAAAAATCAGATAAAATTAAAGCCTTTGATGAATAA
- the cobT gene encoding nicotinate mononucleotide-dependent phosphoribosyltransferase CobT, with protein sequence MINIYTEKEQGEAWLEKYRSRLPLFTCVLGFTETALIPGISAAGLTPEDRKYTACADAEFLYYGANHKPQHSLPPLTAGASPVLISRAVLESLNIPLYLFNAGLIQSLSLPAIDLGGCPAQCLSTGAAMDLTTVHKLLQQGLLWGDRLATQTRESYLILSECVVGGTTTALAILTGLGIDAIGKVNSSHPVCNHEQKWQVVQQGLEKMRQKNQGDKVEKTSLSPQFSNSAVDPLELVAAVGDPMQVVVAGMAIAASRRCGVMLAGGTQMLAVYALMSAIAETYNLFWQPAAVVVGTTRWVAEDPTGDTVNLALSLGKNSQYPSSPTPPLLATQLSFAHSAYPQLRAYEQGFVKEGVGAGAACIAASLSHNWQQSELLLAIETQIKKLSQII encoded by the coding sequence ATGATTAACATTTATACCGAAAAAGAACAGGGCGAAGCGTGGCTAGAAAAATATCGTAGTCGTTTACCTTTGTTTACCTGTGTTCTAGGTTTTACAGAAACTGCTTTAATCCCAGGAATATCCGCAGCTGGTTTAACTCCAGAGGATCGGAAATATACTGCTTGTGCTGATGCTGAGTTTTTATACTACGGTGCAAATCACAAACCCCAACACTCTCTCCCTCCTCTGACGGCTGGAGCTTCACCTGTGCTGATTTCTCGTGCTGTTTTAGAGTCATTAAATATACCATTATATTTATTTAATGCCGGATTAATCCAAAGTTTATCTTTACCAGCAATTGATTTAGGTGGTTGTCCGGCTCAGTGTTTAAGTACAGGTGCAGCAATGGATTTAACGACTGTACATAAATTATTGCAGCAAGGGTTACTTTGGGGCGATCGCCTCGCCACTCAAACACGCGAAAGTTATCTAATTTTGAGTGAATGTGTTGTAGGTGGAACAACCACAGCTTTAGCAATTTTGACTGGTTTGGGTATAGATGCGATTGGCAAAGTTAACAGTAGCCACCCAGTTTGTAACCATGAACAAAAATGGCAAGTGGTGCAGCAAGGTTTGGAGAAGATGCGCCAAAAAAATCAGGGGGACAAGGTGGAAAAAACTTCCTTGTCTCCCCAGTTTTCTAACTCTGCTGTTGATCCTTTGGAACTAGTTGCGGCGGTGGGTGATCCTATGCAAGTAGTAGTAGCGGGAATGGCGATCGCAGCTAGTCGCCGTTGTGGTGTGATGTTAGCAGGTGGAACGCAAATGCTAGCGGTTTATGCTCTCATGAGTGCGATCGCTGAAACTTACAATTTATTTTGGCAGCCAGCAGCAGTAGTTGTGGGAACAACTCGCTGGGTAGCAGAAGATCCCACAGGTGATACAGTGAATCTCGCTCTCAGTTTAGGTAAAAATAGCCAGTATCCTAGTAGCCCTACACCTCCTTTACTTGCTACTCAGCTGAGTTTTGCTCATTCAGCTTATCCTCAACTCCGAGCCTATGAACAGGGATTTGTAAAGGAAGGCGTGGGTGCAGGTGCTGCTTGTATCGCCGCTAGTCTCAGTCACAATTGGCAACAATCAGAACTTTTACTAGCGATTGAAACCCAAATTAAAAAACTCAGCCAAATTATTTGA
- a CDS encoding ABC transporter permease, giving the protein MTLSIQKSLNWLQVRRYWELLQVLVMRNLKVRYRGSLLGVYWSLLNPLIMTALYSAIFGATFASYYGNSIVNYVLAAFTGLVVINFFSSSTSQALSSVVNNGALLNKIRLPVSVFPVSMVVANIFQFAVGAFPLLAVIALINSKNIFNVLALLFPLLCLNLVCAGVGFLVSALYVFFRDLPYFYELVVFVLWVSSPVFYPAAIVPPQVKPFLGLNPLSPIIESLRQITLSGNLPDFNLIWGALLSGIIIFTLGLTCFHMWRHQFMDLL; this is encoded by the coding sequence ATGACGCTTTCAATTCAAAAGAGTTTAAATTGGCTACAAGTGCGCCGCTACTGGGAGTTGCTGCAAGTCTTGGTCATGCGGAATCTCAAAGTGCGTTACAGAGGTTCTTTATTAGGCGTGTATTGGTCACTATTGAACCCCTTGATTATGACAGCACTGTACAGTGCAATTTTTGGTGCGACATTCGCATCTTATTACGGCAATTCCATCGTCAACTACGTGCTAGCCGCCTTTACTGGCTTAGTGGTGATTAACTTCTTTTCATCCTCCACATCCCAAGCTTTATCCAGTGTTGTCAATAATGGGGCATTACTAAATAAAATTCGTCTACCTGTGAGCGTCTTCCCCGTCTCAATGGTAGTAGCCAATATTTTTCAGTTTGCCGTGGGAGCATTTCCCTTATTGGCGGTGATCGCACTCATCAATTCTAAAAATATATTCAATGTGTTAGCATTGCTATTCCCATTGCTGTGCCTAAACCTAGTGTGTGCAGGGGTGGGGTTCTTAGTTAGTGCGCTTTATGTGTTTTTTAGAGATTTACCTTACTTCTATGAGTTAGTCGTATTCGTACTGTGGGTTAGCAGTCCTGTATTTTACCCAGCGGCCATTGTACCACCCCAAGTCAAACCGTTTTTAGGATTAAATCCACTATCCCCAATCATTGAAAGTCTACGTCAAATTACTTTATCTGGGAATTTACCAGATTTTAATTTAATTTGGGGGGCTTTACTCAGTGGCATCATAATTTTTACCTTGGGATTGACTTGTTTTCATATGTGGCGACATCAGTTTATGGATTTACTCTAG
- a CDS encoding ABC transporter ATP-binding protein: MELIRLEQVSLWRRTQEEFSYDLKKTVLSLVEGKYRKPARKLVLDQINLVVNSGEKVGIIGANGSGKSTVLKVICSILQPTSGTVRVRGQIAPLIELGAGFDAEISVMDNIVLYGVLLGFSRAEIQQRASSILEFAELEDYALVPVKGLSSGMVARLGFAIATDVQPDILILDEVLSVGDEKFRNKCKQRIDKFWDENATVLAVSHDLEFIKNSCNRAIWLHKGQIQFAGNAEETVDYYLQAVREGNT; the protein is encoded by the coding sequence ATGGAACTTATTCGATTAGAACAAGTATCTTTGTGGCGGCGGACGCAAGAAGAATTTTCCTATGATTTAAAAAAAACAGTTCTATCCCTGGTTGAAGGTAAGTACCGGAAGCCTGCACGCAAATTAGTTCTGGATCAGATCAATCTGGTTGTTAATTCAGGTGAAAAAGTAGGAATTATTGGCGCAAATGGTTCAGGTAAATCAACAGTGCTGAAAGTGATTTGTTCTATTTTACAGCCAACCAGTGGTACAGTCAGAGTTAGGGGACAAATTGCCCCTTTGATTGAACTCGGTGCTGGTTTTGATGCTGAGATTTCTGTAATGGATAATATTGTCCTGTATGGAGTTCTCTTAGGTTTTTCCAGGGCGGAAATTCAACAAAGAGCCTCTTCGATATTAGAGTTTGCAGAATTAGAGGATTACGCTTTAGTACCAGTTAAAGGTTTATCTTCTGGTATGGTGGCTAGGTTAGGATTTGCGATCGCTACGGATGTACAACCAGATATCTTGATTCTCGACGAAGTTTTATCTGTAGGAGATGAAAAATTTAGAAACAAGTGTAAGCAGAGAATCGATAAGTTTTGGGACGAAAACGCCACAGTATTAGCAGTTTCCCATGATTTAGAGTTTATCAAAAATTCGTGTAACCGAGCAATTTGGTTGCACAAGGGACAAATACAGTTTGCAGGTAATGCAGAAGAAACTGTAGATTATTATCTACAAGCGGTCAGAGAAGGTAACACCTAA
- a CDS encoding NAD(P)-dependent oxidoreductase, producing the protein MKVLITGGAGYIGSVLTPTLLAHGYEVTVLDNFMFHQNSLADCCQYDGFQIVRGDCRDENTIKLLLKDADVIIPLAALVGAPLCKNDAIGTQTINSNAVKMLCRLASKEQRILMPVTNSGYGIGEPGKFCTEETPLRPISLYGITKVEAEQAVLERENSITFRLATVFGMSPRMRVDLLVNDFVYRAVHDRAVLVFEGHFKRNYIHIRDVTKVFLHGIANFETMKGKPYNVGLEDANLSKLELCAEIKKHLPNFVYLEAPIGEDPDKRDYIVSNARILNTGFEPDWSLSRGIQELIKGYTILRNTIYSNV; encoded by the coding sequence ATGAAAGTATTAATTACTGGAGGTGCTGGTTATATTGGGTCAGTATTGACACCAACTTTATTAGCTCATGGTTATGAGGTGACTGTACTAGATAATTTCATGTTTCACCAAAATAGCTTGGCTGATTGCTGTCAATATGACGGGTTTCAAATCGTCAGAGGTGATTGCAGAGATGAAAATACTATTAAACTTCTGCTCAAAGACGCTGATGTCATTATTCCCTTAGCAGCATTAGTAGGCGCGCCATTATGTAAAAATGATGCGATCGGGACTCAAACAATTAACTCCAATGCTGTTAAAATGTTGTGTAGGTTAGCCAGTAAGGAACAGCGCATTCTCATGCCAGTCACAAATAGTGGTTACGGCATTGGTGAACCAGGAAAGTTTTGTACAGAAGAAACACCTCTACGCCCAATTTCTTTATACGGAATAACGAAAGTAGAAGCAGAGCAAGCTGTTTTAGAAAGAGAAAATAGCATTACTTTTAGATTAGCAACTGTCTTTGGTATGTCCCCCCGTATGAGGGTTGATTTGTTAGTCAATGACTTTGTTTATCGGGCTGTCCATGACCGAGCGGTGCTAGTATTTGAAGGACATTTTAAGAGAAATTATATCCACATTCGTGATGTGACAAAAGTATTTTTGCATGGCATTGCTAATTTTGAAACCATGAAGGGTAAACCCTACAATGTTGGATTAGAAGATGCAAATTTATCCAAATTAGAACTGTGTGCTGAAATTAAAAAACATTTACCCAACTTTGTATATCTAGAAGCTCCCATCGGTGAAGATCCAGATAAGCGCGATTACATAGTTTCCAACGCCAGAATTTTGAATACTGGTTTTGAACCAGATTGGTCTTTGAGTCGAGGTATTCAGGAATTGATAAAAGGTTATACAATCTTACGCAACACCATATATTCTAACGTCTAG
- a CDS encoding sugar phosphate nucleotidyltransferase: MSFSSNGITGIILAGGYGTRIKHLLNGVPKPMVSVAGRPFVEWVVRYFQTQGITKFIISTGYLGEVIEQHFQTQPIEGVQIICCRETTPLGTAGGFLNAIQQSGKSSNNWLVVNGDSLVFANLALLTKHLSDKNTSGVILGLSVKDTSRYGSLVYNQSGELENFAEKRPGAGIISTGVYLFKNSLLKEFPHRQPLSFENEVFPLFLSKKLSIQVAITEAAFLDIGTPESLPQSESFIIQNLDRFELSY, from the coding sequence ATGTCATTTTCCTCAAACGGGATCACAGGCATAATCTTAGCTGGTGGTTACGGCACACGCATCAAGCATCTGTTAAATGGTGTGCCTAAACCGATGGTATCAGTTGCAGGTAGGCCTTTTGTTGAGTGGGTTGTACGTTACTTCCAAACACAAGGAATTACAAAGTTCATTATTTCTACAGGCTATCTGGGAGAAGTGATAGAACAGCATTTCCAAACACAACCCATTGAGGGTGTGCAGATTATTTGTTGTAGAGAAACAACCCCTCTAGGAACTGCTGGGGGTTTTTTAAATGCTATACAACAAAGTGGAAAATCATCCAATAATTGGCTAGTTGTCAATGGCGACTCTCTCGTTTTTGCCAATTTGGCTTTACTTACTAAGCATCTTTCTGATAAGAACACTAGTGGTGTAATTCTAGGCTTGTCAGTAAAAGATACTTCACGATATGGTTCCTTAGTTTACAATCAATCAGGTGAACTAGAAAATTTTGCAGAAAAGCGTCCTGGTGCTGGGATAATCAGCACGGGCGTATACCTATTCAAAAATTCTTTATTAAAAGAATTTCCACATAGACAACCTTTGAGTTTTGAAAATGAAGTCTTCCCTTTATTTTTAAGCAAAAAGTTATCTATACAAGTAGCTATTACTGAAGCTGCTTTTTTGGATATAGGCACTCCTGAATCTCTGCCGCAGTCCGAATCATTTATTATCCAAAACTTAGATAGATTTGAGTTATCATACTGA
- a CDS encoding GHMP kinase, whose product MLISRAPVRISFFGGGTDYPEYFIQHGGAVLATAIDKFSYITASPFFSRLFDYSIRLSYRKVELVKNVDEIEHRVYRECLKFCGLDKDIELHNVADLPAFTGLGSSSAFTVSLLHALHSFKGEFVKPLDLAYEAIYVERHLVQDKVGCQDQVLAAVGGFNLVEFRTEDDIIVNRVPISPQRLQEFEQHLFIVFTGIRRKAADVVAQQLQKVGDNTATLKEMRYMVDVGWDILTNNRPLSEFGDLLHRAWLAKRSLDGSISNTEIDQIYQMGIEAGAWGGKLLGAGAGGFMLFFAPPECHKNLYIRFNKHHILSAKTNAPGSQIIFS is encoded by the coding sequence ATGCTAATATCTCGCGCTCCTGTTCGTATTAGTTTTTTCGGTGGTGGAACTGACTACCCTGAATATTTTATTCAACACGGAGGTGCTGTATTAGCAACAGCAATTGATAAATTTTCCTACATTACTGCTAGTCCTTTTTTTAGCCGCTTATTTGATTATTCAATTCGACTTTCCTATCGCAAAGTTGAATTAGTCAAAAACGTAGATGAAATTGAACATCGTGTCTATCGTGAGTGTTTAAAATTTTGTGGTTTAGACAAAGATATTGAATTACATAATGTGGCAGATTTACCAGCGTTTACAGGACTAGGTTCTTCTTCAGCATTTACAGTTTCTCTACTGCACGCCCTCCACAGTTTTAAAGGAGAATTTGTCAAACCTCTCGACTTGGCCTATGAAGCAATTTATGTAGAACGTCACTTAGTTCAGGATAAAGTGGGCTGTCAAGATCAAGTGTTAGCCGCAGTTGGTGGTTTTAATTTGGTTGAATTTAGGACTGAAGATGACATTATTGTAAACCGTGTACCTATATCGCCACAACGCTTACAGGAATTTGAACAGCATCTTTTCATCGTTTTTACAGGTATTAGACGCAAGGCAGCTGATGTTGTTGCCCAACAGTTGCAAAAAGTTGGAGATAACACAGCCACTTTGAAGGAGATGCGATACATGGTTGATGTAGGATGGGATATTTTAACTAACAATAGACCATTATCAGAATTCGGCGATTTATTACATCGTGCATGGTTAGCTAAACGTAGCCTTGATGGAAGTATTTCTAATACGGAAATCGATCAAATTTATCAGATGGGGATAGAAGCTGGGGCTTGGGGTGGTAAGTTATTGGGAGCAGGGGCAGGTGGGTTTATGTTATTTTTTGCACCTCCAGAATGCCACAAAAACTTATATATTCGCTTTAATAAGCATCATATTTTAAGTGCCAAAACTAATGCACCTGGGTCGCAAATAATTTTTTCTTAG
- a CDS encoding glycosyltransferase → MKVLIVDFDLFNKIGGGQTFYRNLIEKNPQINFYYFIVSERLENTRPSNAHPIVYRERYHLSDYVKFLDLTPPKWIYRAFILASNIAASVAEQRFDVVDLPDYEQLGTMLRPALIHHKVDFEHLALSMHGNISTSIQMDWFYGGKVDQTLIWQEKIQYSVVDIRYGISQSYLDEWREVFDLKSCYLNPLSVISLPKPKLATNLDELPDLNFVGRTERRKGPDIFVDLAWWLPRSKFKTANIIGPDSFDYKGEVGSGLLLYQMVNNRIKDEFKLLPSMSHEQLYEQVFSRKSVTLLPSKYDTFNLTALESLFSGCPTVIGTGAGVVRFLQENYPDLPLIIIDPNDIYSCIPSLIALLDNYDNYRYQLVEYLSHAKPEISGLSVEAIYESQPIYDKSMRSETEDWYSRLIKLQDERRFLATTNYIKKDIVRNLKKQISPEIKRGLKNIKSWRINPQKFLKEKVRAILSKDNYENLKIVDQGLKALSLVDSYQYIFNLGESNQSELAGKVSSCWNFASEHRIDRVRIWREIARLEMLQGNDIVAATYQIRCMRSLGYDYFNDLPNVVSILQANGFSREALAAEAMYGNSPDQHERCQAIINQALADNKFNQKWEYEFLDDRRTSSSYRVSIIVSLYNAAAKLPLFLQTLKLQTLIQAGAAEVILVDSGSPGDEYHVFKQVMECLDIPILYARCAERETIQSAWNRGIDLARSPYLTFLGVDETILPECLEILAAELDADPTLDWVQANSLVTNVDQHGSWMSDVMVYDRTGYQQHLVYLETCYLSWVGALYRRSIHDRFGFYDATFRAAGDTEFKSRILPFIKTKAIPQTLGVFRNYPDERTTQHPRAEIEDLRAWYLHRTLAGVEYAFANHNPKEAEDLFYHCLKYRKSYCQHWSTDVEYAYNVGLFIQQQVPDSSVMKYLPGTKKLLDAYRSLDWIPQLSKFLPANTVICTNRVVKEIEQEHQGIEPMYKIFNDNRHEQHAFLWFTNI, encoded by the coding sequence ATGAAAGTATTAATTGTAGATTTTGATTTATTTAATAAGATTGGTGGTGGACAAACATTTTATCGCAATTTAATTGAGAAGAATCCCCAAATTAACTTTTATTATTTCATAGTTTCCGAACGTTTAGAAAACACTCGTCCTAGCAATGCACATCCTATTGTTTATCGAGAAAGATATCATCTTTCTGATTATGTAAAATTCTTGGATTTGACCCCACCAAAATGGATTTACCGTGCGTTTATCTTAGCTAGCAATATAGCTGCTTCGGTAGCTGAACAGCGTTTTGATGTTGTAGATTTACCAGATTATGAACAGTTGGGTACTATGCTCAGACCTGCGCTCATACATCATAAAGTGGACTTTGAGCATCTTGCTTTGTCAATGCACGGCAATATATCTACATCTATTCAGATGGATTGGTTTTATGGTGGAAAAGTTGATCAAACCTTAATTTGGCAAGAGAAAATACAATACAGTGTGGTTGATATTCGCTATGGTATCAGTCAGTCTTATTTAGACGAGTGGCGAGAGGTTTTTGATTTAAAATCTTGTTACCTTAATCCTTTGTCGGTGATATCACTACCTAAACCTAAATTAGCTACCAATTTAGACGAATTACCAGACCTGAATTTTGTCGGTCGTACGGAAAGGCGTAAAGGCCCCGATATTTTTGTCGATTTGGCTTGGTGGCTACCTCGTTCTAAGTTCAAAACAGCTAATATTATTGGCCCTGACAGTTTTGATTATAAAGGTGAAGTAGGCTCAGGACTACTGCTTTATCAAATGGTGAATAATCGCATCAAAGATGAATTTAAATTATTGCCATCTATGAGTCATGAACAATTATATGAACAGGTGTTTTCTAGAAAATCTGTAACTTTATTGCCTTCTAAATACGACACATTTAATTTAACTGCTCTCGAATCATTATTCTCTGGCTGTCCGACTGTGATCGGAACTGGGGCTGGGGTTGTGAGATTTTTACAAGAAAATTATCCTGATTTACCTTTAATAATTATAGATCCGAATGACATTTATTCATGTATTCCTTCTCTGATTGCATTATTAGATAATTATGATAACTATCGTTATCAATTAGTCGAATATTTATCTCATGCTAAACCAGAAATATCTGGCTTATCTGTAGAAGCAATATACGAAAGTCAGCCAATATATGATAAATCTATGCGTAGTGAAACAGAAGACTGGTATTCTAGACTAATAAAACTTCAGGATGAACGCAGATTTTTGGCTACGACTAATTATATAAAAAAAGATATAGTAAGAAATTTGAAAAAGCAAATTAGCCCAGAAATTAAACGAGGATTAAAAAATATCAAATCTTGGCGCATTAATCCTCAAAAATTTCTCAAAGAAAAGGTAAGGGCTATTTTAAGCAAGGATAATTATGAAAACCTCAAAATTGTGGATCAAGGGCTAAAAGCACTATCTTTAGTTGATAGTTATCAATATATCTTCAATTTAGGTGAAAGCAATCAAAGCGAGTTAGCTGGTAAAGTTAGTAGTTGTTGGAATTTTGCTTCTGAGCATCGGATTGACCGTGTGAGAATCTGGAGAGAGATTGCCAGATTAGAGATGCTCCAGGGTAATGATATAGTTGCTGCAACTTATCAGATTAGATGTATGCGATCGCTTGGCTATGATTATTTTAATGATCTACCCAATGTCGTATCCATACTACAAGCCAATGGCTTTAGTCGAGAAGCACTAGCGGCTGAAGCTATGTATGGAAACTCTCCAGATCAACATGAACGTTGTCAAGCAATAATCAATCAGGCTTTAGCAGACAACAAATTTAATCAAAAGTGGGAGTACGAATTTCTCGATGATCGGCGGACTTCTTCCAGCTATCGAGTTTCTATTATAGTTTCACTATACAATGCTGCTGCCAAACTCCCCTTATTTTTGCAAACACTAAAATTGCAAACGTTGATTCAAGCTGGTGCTGCTGAAGTAATTCTGGTTGATAGTGGTTCTCCTGGTGATGAATATCATGTATTCAAGCAGGTGATGGAATGTTTAGATATTCCTATCCTGTATGCGCGATGTGCTGAACGAGAAACCATACAGAGTGCTTGGAATCGCGGAATTGACCTTGCTCGTTCACCATATTTGACTTTTTTAGGTGTTGATGAAACCATACTGCCTGAGTGTTTAGAAATCCTAGCAGCAGAATTAGATGCAGATCCGACATTAGATTGGGTACAAGCAAACAGTTTAGTAACAAATGTTGATCAGCATGGCTCATGGATGAGCGATGTGATGGTTTATGATCGGACAGGTTATCAACAACATTTAGTTTATTTAGAAACATGTTACCTATCGTGGGTAGGTGCGCTTTATCGTCGGTCTATTCATGATAGGTTCGGTTTCTATGATGCCACTTTTAGAGCAGCAGGAGACACAGAATTTAAGAGTCGCATTTTGCCATTCATTAAAACTAAAGCCATACCTCAAACTTTGGGAGTTTTTCGTAACTATCCAGATGAGCGAACTACACAACATCCGAGAGCAGAGATAGAAGATTTACGCGCTTGGTATTTGCATCGGACTCTAGCTGGAGTTGAATATGCTTTTGCTAATCATAATCCCAAAGAAGCAGAGGACTTATTCTATCATTGTTTAAAATATCGCAAATCATACTGTCAACATTGGAGTACAGATGTAGAATATGCCTACAATGTAGGGCTTTTTATACAACAACAAGTACCAGACTCTTCAGTAATGAAATATTTACCAGGAACTAAAAAGTTACTGGATGCTTATAGATCATTAGACTGGATACCACAGCTTTCTAAATTCTTACCCGCTAATACCGTTATTTGCACAAATCGTGTGGTTAAAGAAATTGAGCAAGAACATCAAGGTATCGAACCTATGTACAAAATTTTTAATGATAATCGTCACGAACAGCACGCATTTTTGTGGTTTACTAACATTTAA
- a CDS encoding FkbM family methyltransferase, whose translation MGIKTWLKTRLRRALNLPELEETVRQILVDTLTLSSSIHKLKDSSSSGKENEDHLDILPLEVDTIRSFLLELIETSQPGSVFTCQINGINMLAPVELLRLCPHCLNPQATQKLNYWVESQQSEWLCSHLQPGDVALDVGAAFGIITLALSKAVGEQGSVHSFEPSRTAQNHLQKLLELNHVHNVTLVKSAIADFPGSTEFIEYTSDNDLSWASDTSTLASPNINPTMNHLRYAVDVTTLDEYITTKGIKPKAIKIDIEGFELYALHGGKNTLQKFLPYLCIDIHKDVKTGESALLGVEPFLSALGYKMKMEGHALYCTPQ comes from the coding sequence ATGGGCATAAAAACTTGGCTCAAAACTCGACTACGCAGAGCATTAAATCTACCGGAGTTAGAAGAAACTGTTCGTCAAATCCTTGTAGATACACTGACATTAAGCAGCTCCATCCATAAATTAAAAGATTCATCCAGCAGTGGAAAAGAGAACGAAGATCATCTCGATATTCTTCCATTAGAAGTGGATACTATCCGTTCATTTTTACTAGAGTTGATCGAGACGAGTCAACCAGGTTCAGTATTTACTTGCCAAATCAATGGCATAAATATGTTAGCTCCTGTTGAACTATTGCGTTTATGCCCTCACTGTTTAAATCCTCAAGCAACACAAAAACTCAACTATTGGGTTGAGTCTCAGCAGTCTGAATGGTTATGTTCTCATTTACAACCTGGTGATGTTGCCCTTGATGTGGGTGCAGCTTTTGGAATCATTACTTTAGCTTTATCAAAAGCAGTTGGGGAACAAGGTTCTGTTCATTCTTTTGAACCATCTAGAACAGCACAAAATCATCTCCAAAAACTCTTAGAACTAAATCATGTTCATAATGTCACCTTGGTGAAATCAGCAATAGCTGATTTTCCTGGTTCTACAGAGTTTATTGAATATACTTCAGATAACGATTTATCTTGGGCTTCTGATACTTCCACATTAGCATCACCAAATATTAATCCCACAATGAACCATCTACGTTATGCAGTAGATGTGACAACACTTGATGAATATATCACTACTAAAGGGATTAAACCTAAAGCAATCAAAATAGATATTGAAGGGTTTGAACTTTATGCTTTACATGGTGGGAAAAATACACTGCAAAAGTTTTTACCCTATCTTTGTATTGACATTCACAAGGATGTAAAAACAGGAGAATCTGCTTTGTTGGGAGTTGAACCATTTTTATCTGCTCTAGGATACAAGATGAAAATGGAAGGTCATGCACTCTATTGTACACCTCAGTAA